One window of Flavobacterium dauae genomic DNA carries:
- a CDS encoding bifunctional response regulator/alkaline phosphatase family protein, whose translation MNKIKILWVDDEIDLLKPHILFLEKKGYEVTTATNGQDAIDLFDEENFDAVFLDENMPGITGLETLSELKEKKSTTPIIMITKSEEEYIMDEAIGSKIADYLIKPVNPNQILLSLKKNLDHSRLVSEKTSLDYQKEFRKIAMDMMQANSHQEWADLYKRLIFWEMQLEVIEDQNLTEILEQQKEEANIQFGKFVEKNYEDWINDEDEAPLFSHKLFVKKVVPELRNEENVLFVVIDNLRYDQWKAFESIVNQHYKVDKEDYYYSILPTATQYARNAIFSGLTPLQMEKQLPQYWKNDVDDGGKNLFEAEFLNEQLKRLRLNIKYEYHKITNLKDGKKFADNFKSMKDNKLIALVYNFVDMISHAKTEMEVIKELASTDKAYRSLTQSWFKNSPLFEVIQQAQTAGFKLIITTDHGTINCKNPSQVIGDKNTSLNLRYKTGRSLTYEPKDVYVVKDPKKIQLPAINISSSFIFAKSDYFLAYINNYNHYVSYFKNTYQHGGISLEEMIVPFVTLTPKK comes from the coding sequence ATGAATAAAATTAAAATATTGTGGGTTGATGATGAAATAGATTTATTAAAACCGCACATTCTTTTTTTAGAGAAAAAAGGTTACGAAGTAACTACTGCAACAAACGGGCAAGATGCTATTGATTTATTTGATGAAGAAAATTTTGACGCCGTTTTTTTAGATGAAAATATGCCTGGAATTACCGGTTTGGAAACATTATCTGAATTAAAAGAAAAAAAATCGACCACGCCTATTATTATGATAACAAAAAGCGAGGAAGAATATATAATGGATGAAGCAATTGGATCTAAAATTGCCGATTATCTGATAAAACCTGTAAATCCAAACCAGATTTTATTGAGTTTAAAGAAAAATTTAGATCACTCGAGATTGGTTTCTGAAAAAACATCTTTAGACTATCAAAAAGAATTCCGCAAAATAGCAATGGATATGATGCAGGCAAATTCACATCAAGAATGGGCAGATTTATATAAAAGATTGATTTTCTGGGAAATGCAACTTGAAGTTATTGAAGATCAAAACTTAACCGAGATTTTAGAACAACAAAAAGAGGAAGCAAACATTCAATTTGGAAAATTTGTTGAAAAAAATTACGAAGATTGGATTAATGATGAAGACGAAGCTCCGTTATTTTCGCATAAACTATTCGTTAAAAAAGTAGTTCCCGAACTGCGAAACGAAGAAAACGTGTTGTTTGTGGTTATAGACAATTTACGATACGACCAGTGGAAAGCATTTGAATCTATTGTAAACCAACATTATAAAGTAGATAAAGAAGATTACTATTATTCTATACTGCCAACGGCAACACAATATGCCCGAAACGCTATTTTTTCGGGATTAACCCCGTTGCAAATGGAAAAACAGTTGCCTCAATACTGGAAAAACGATGTTGATGATGGTGGTAAAAATCTATTTGAAGCAGAATTTTTAAACGAACAACTAAAGCGTTTACGTTTAAACATTAAGTACGAATATCACAAAATCACTAATTTAAAAGATGGTAAAAAGTTTGCAGATAATTTTAAATCAATGAAAGACAATAAACTAATAGCTTTGGTTTATAATTTTGTAGATATGATTTCGCACGCCAAAACCGAAATGGAAGTTATCAAAGAATTAGCGTCAACAGATAAAGCTTACCGGTCACTAACACAAAGTTGGTTTAAAAATTCACCTTTATTTGAAGTTATCCAACAAGCACAAACAGCAGGGTTCAAGCTAATTATAACAACCGACCACGGAACAATAAACTGTAAAAATCCATCGCAAGTAATTGGCGACAAAAACACCAGTTTAAATCTGCGGTACAAAACAGGCAGATCGCTAACGTATGAACCCAAAGATGTTTATGTAGTAAAAGACCCTAAAAAAATTCAACTACCGGCAATAAACATCAGTAGCTCATTCATTTTTGCAAAAAGCGATTATTTTTTGGCGTATATTAACAACTACAATCATTATGTAAGTTATTTTAAAAATACCTATCAACACGGGGGAATCTCTTTAGAAGAAATGATTGTACCTTTTGTTACTTTAACACCTAAAAAATAG
- a CDS encoding sensor histidine kinase gives MNKYRFQFLIVLMSLALAGIILIQLYWIRTTYENKDDQFQHLVNQTIGKVADKVKEKERYEFAKKVYEYRTKTGQVPDKNQIKEIFYIEKDNRTNEEIVYSNIISVENFNDFNFGKSFIDSASGYKKDYNNYISRRKTEVYHGKNTNVDIGAGIHQSMNTKTKPDVLVEKNGTVSEFSDLMYYDIVPFYQLEDRLDNESLQNLIKEELKNNKVETNFEYAVFDNSIETSIKSENFVYNDKNTYSAPILTDIDNHSEYQLYINFPDKSRFLVSDLLPFIFISLLFTIVIIAAYYSAIRQLITQRQISEIKNDFINNMTHEFKTPIATINLALDAIKNPKIISDEEKVLRYVQMIRDENKRMHAQIENILRISKLEKKELDIPKEKVELTEVLEVAIDHVSLLIEDREGTLNIHFNTTRDSVLINPTHFTSVFVNILDNAIKYSPNAPKIDIYTENVKDSIVVKIKDQGAGMSKAATKKIFDKFYREHTGDLHNVKGHGLGLAYVKQIVDDHNAQVYVESEKGKGSTFIIKIPLIN, from the coding sequence ATGAATAAATATAGATTTCAGTTTTTAATTGTATTAATGAGTTTGGCCTTGGCTGGTATCATTTTAATACAACTTTACTGGATAAGAACAACTTATGAAAATAAAGACGACCAGTTTCAGCATCTGGTAAATCAAACCATTGGAAAAGTTGCTGACAAGGTTAAAGAAAAAGAACGTTACGAATTTGCTAAAAAAGTGTACGAATACCGTACAAAAACAGGACAAGTACCTGATAAAAATCAAATAAAAGAAATTTTTTATATTGAAAAAGACAACAGAACCAATGAAGAAATTGTTTATTCTAACATTATTTCGGTAGAAAATTTTAATGATTTTAACTTTGGAAAATCGTTCATTGACAGTGCCAGCGGATACAAAAAAGATTATAACAATTATATCAGCAGACGGAAAACAGAAGTTTACCACGGAAAAAACACTAATGTTGATATAGGTGCCGGTATTCATCAATCAATGAATACCAAAACAAAGCCAGATGTTTTAGTAGAAAAAAACGGAACAGTTAGTGAGTTTAGTGATTTAATGTATTATGATATTGTACCTTTTTATCAGTTAGAAGATCGTTTAGACAACGAAAGTCTTCAAAACTTAATTAAAGAGGAGTTAAAAAATAACAAAGTTGAAACAAATTTTGAATACGCCGTTTTTGATAATAGCATAGAAACATCTATTAAATCAGAAAACTTTGTTTACAATGATAAAAATACCTATTCTGCACCAATTTTAACAGATATAGACAATCATTCTGAGTATCAGTTATATATTAATTTTCCTGATAAATCCAGATTTTTAGTGTCCGATTTATTGCCGTTTATTTTTATATCGCTTTTGTTTACCATTGTGATTATAGCTGCCTATTACAGTGCAATTAGACAGTTAATCACTCAAAGACAAATTTCTGAGATTAAAAACGATTTCATTAATAATATGACACACGAGTTTAAAACGCCTATTGCCACAATTAATCTTGCTTTAGACGCTATTAAGAACCCAAAAATTATTTCGGATGAAGAAAAAGTATTGCGATATGTACAAATGATCCGCGATGAAAACAAAAGAATGCACGCACAAATAGAAAATATTTTAAGAATATCAAAATTAGAAAAAAAAGAATTAGATATTCCTAAAGAAAAAGTAGAGTTAACTGAAGTATTAGAAGTTGCAATTGATCACGTTTCATTATTAATAGAAGATCGGGAAGGCACATTAAACATACATTTTAATACAACAAGAGACAGCGTTTTAATAAACCCAACACATTTTACCAGCGTATTTGTAAATATATTAGACAATGCCATTAAATATTCGCCAAATGCACCAAAAATAGATATTTATACCGAAAATGTAAAAGATAGCATTGTGGTAAAAATTAAAGACCAGGGAGCGGGTATGAGTAAAGCAGCAACAAAGAAAATTTTTGATAAGTTTTATAGAGAACACACAGGCGATTTACACAATGTAAAAGGGCACGGTTTAGGGTTGGCTTACGTGAAACAAATAGTTGACGACCACAATGCCCAAGTATATGTAGAAAGCGAAAAAGGAAAAGGAAGTACCTTTATAATAAAAATACCTTTAATAAATTAA
- a CDS encoding DUF4294 domain-containing protein — protein MKKIVVLFFSFFALQLSAQVNDWEKYADSLRTNVLDDGEVETEYLLPELHINFSKEELERIQIENILKRRILRVYQYAVLTSHNLTILNQEMAKLEKKSEKRKHLKQTEKYLKEQFGDRLKKLSRKDGQILVKLINRQTDQTAFELVKDLKSGWSAFWNNQTAKLFDINLKTKYAPGDVLEDFYIEMLIKELALEGSIEYHPAAKDYKMDLVKANWKKKLGDSGYYPEEN, from the coding sequence ATGAAAAAAATTGTAGTACTTTTTTTCTCTTTTTTTGCATTACAGCTGAGTGCACAAGTAAACGATTGGGAAAAATATGCCGATTCGTTACGAACAAATGTATTAGATGATGGCGAGGTAGAAACAGAATATCTTTTGCCCGAATTACATATCAATTTTTCTAAAGAAGAATTAGAACGCATTCAAATTGAAAATATCTTAAAACGACGTATTTTAAGGGTTTATCAATATGCAGTGCTAACAAGTCATAATTTAACGATTTTAAACCAAGAAATGGCAAAACTGGAAAAAAAATCGGAAAAAAGAAAACATTTAAAACAAACAGAAAAATATTTAAAAGAACAATTTGGAGATCGTTTAAAAAAACTTTCCCGAAAAGACGGGCAAATTTTAGTGAAATTAATAAACCGGCAAACAGATCAAACTGCTTTTGAGCTGGTAAAAGACTTAAAGAGCGGATGGAGTGCTTTTTGGAACAATCAAACAGCAAAATTATTTGACATAAACCTTAAAACAAAATATGCCCCCGGAGATGTACTGGAAGATTTTTATATTGAAATGCTTATAAAAGAGTTAGCACTTGAAGGCAGCATAGAGTATCATCCGGCTGCTAAAGATTATAAAATGGATCTGGTAAAAGCAAACTGGAAAAAAAAATTAGGTGATTCCGGATATTATCCCGAAGAAAATTAA
- a CDS encoding endonuclease III domain-containing protein, producing the protein MTKKEKVQFVIDTLEDLYPEVPIPLDHKDPYTLLIAVLLSAQCTDVRVNQITPKLFAIADNPYDMVKLTVEEIADIIRPCGLSPMKSKGIYGLSKILIDQYDGEVPADMNALELLPAVGHKTASVVMSQAFNVPAFPVDTHIHRLMYRWNLSSGKNVVETENDAKSIFPIDKWNKLHLQMIWYGREYSPARGWKLDKDIITRTIGKKSLINELLKTNKQ; encoded by the coding sequence ATGACGAAAAAAGAAAAAGTTCAGTTTGTAATTGACACTTTGGAAGATCTTTACCCTGAAGTTCCTATCCCGTTAGATCATAAAGATCCTTACACTTTATTAATTGCTGTGTTGTTATCTGCACAATGTACCGATGTTCGCGTGAATCAGATAACGCCAAAACTATTTGCTATTGCCGATAATCCGTACGATATGGTTAAGCTTACTGTGGAAGAAATAGCCGATATTATCCGTCCGTGTGGCTTGTCGCCCATGAAATCGAAAGGAATTTATGGTTTAAGTAAAATTTTGATCGATCAATATGATGGAGAAGTTCCTGCGGATATGAATGCTTTGGAATTGTTACCTGCCGTTGGGCACAAAACGGCCTCGGTAGTAATGTCACAAGCCTTCAACGTTCCTGCTTTTCCTGTAGATACACACATTCACAGATTGATGTACCGCTGGAATCTAAGTTCTGGTAAAAATGTGGTGGAAACCGAAAATGACGCTAAAAGTATTTTTCCCATAGATAAATGGAACAAATTACATTTACAAATGATTTGGTACGGTCGTGAATATTCGCCTGCCCGTGGTTGGAAGCTTGATAAAGACATCATTACCCGAACCATTGGCAAGAAATCTCTTATCAATGAATTGTTGAAAACCAATAAGCAATAA
- a CDS encoding response regulator transcription factor, giving the protein MEANKKILLVEDDPNFGAILKDYLSMNDFDVTLAKNGMEGFEKFKKDTFNLCILDVMMPYKDGFTLAREIRDKNKEIPIIFLTAKTMKEDVLKGYKVGADDYLNKPFDSEVLLMKIKAIMQRKTSEVKAENTQFEFQIGKFNLNSKLRFLTFENDEPIKLSPKENDLLKMLALYENDLMPREVALTKIWRDDNYFTSRSMDVYIAKLRKYLKLDENVEILNIHGEGFRLVINKK; this is encoded by the coding sequence ATGGAAGCAAATAAAAAAATCTTGTTAGTAGAAGATGATCCAAACTTTGGAGCAATCCTTAAAGATTACTTAAGTATGAATGATTTCGATGTAACCCTTGCCAAAAACGGTATGGAAGGATTCGAAAAATTCAAAAAAGACACATTTAATTTATGTATTTTAGACGTAATGATGCCTTATAAAGACGGATTTACATTGGCACGGGAAATTAGAGATAAAAACAAAGAAATCCCTATTATTTTCTTAACAGCCAAAACAATGAAAGAAGATGTTTTAAAAGGATATAAAGTTGGTGCTGACGATTATTTAAACAAACCATTTGATTCTGAAGTTTTGTTGATGAAAATAAAAGCCATTATGCAACGCAAAACATCAGAAGTAAAAGCAGAAAACACACAATTTGAATTCCAGATAGGAAAATTCAACCTAAATTCTAAACTACGTTTTCTAACTTTTGAAAATGATGAACCAATAAAATTATCACCAAAAGAAAACGATTTGTTAAAAATGCTTGCATTATACGAAAACGATTTAATGCCGCGAGAAGTTGCGTTGACTAAGATCTGGAGAGATGATAACTATTTCACTTCTAGAAGTATGGATGTTTATATCGCCAAATTAAGAAAATACCTGAAACTTGATGAAAATGTTGAAATTTTAAACATTCACGGCGAAGGGTTTAGATTAGTTATTAACAAAAAATAA
- the coaE gene encoding dephospho-CoA kinase (Dephospho-CoA kinase (CoaE) performs the final step in coenzyme A biosynthesis.): MVKIIGLTGGIGSGKTTIINYIQSKGFPVYIADDAGKEVMEYPDIIKKINALFNGEVLLPNGFLNRTKIASIVFKDKELLYQLNKIVHPAVALHFKDFVEKNASSDIIFKESAILFESEAYKKCDATILITAPLNIRIHRVMLRDQVTEDDVLKRVKNQMTDSEKQKLATFIVENIKLNETFKNIDQIISKILIN, from the coding sequence ATGGTAAAAATAATAGGATTAACAGGTGGTATCGGCAGTGGTAAAACCACAATAATTAATTATATACAATCAAAAGGTTTTCCTGTTTATATTGCCGATGACGCAGGCAAAGAAGTAATGGAATATCCGGATATTATAAAAAAGATAAACGCCCTCTTTAACGGTGAAGTGTTGTTGCCTAACGGATTTTTAAATCGTACAAAAATAGCGTCAATAGTTTTTAAAGATAAAGAATTGCTGTATCAACTAAATAAAATTGTTCATCCGGCGGTGGCATTGCATTTTAAAGATTTTGTAGAAAAAAATGCAAGTTCAGATATTATTTTTAAAGAAAGTGCTATTTTATTTGAATCTGAAGCTTATAAAAAATGCGACGCTACCATTTTAATTACAGCTCCTTTAAATATAAGAATTCATCGGGTAATGTTGCGCGATCAGGTAACCGAAGATGACGTTTTAAAAAGAGTGAAAAACCAAATGACAGACAGCGAAAAACAAAAACTGGCAACATTTATTGTTGAAAACATTAAACTGAATGAAACTTTTAAGAATATTGACCAAATCATAAGTAAAATTTTAATAAATTAG
- a CDS encoding RNA polymerase sigma factor — protein sequence MAKEILSDAVLLNEYASGNEWALAQLIERHKSKLYSFIFSKVKDRDLSDDIFQDTFIKVINTIRKQNYNEEGKFLPWVMRIAHNLIIDHFRKQSKVKMQREKEEFPFFNKIVDSEMNIETRIITGQIEDDLQSLVLKLPEDQQEIIKLRLYDDLTFKEIAELNGISINTALGRMRYAIINLRKIINQNQIILND from the coding sequence ATGGCAAAAGAAATTTTGTCAGATGCGGTATTATTAAACGAATACGCTTCTGGAAACGAATGGGCTTTGGCGCAGTTAATTGAGCGTCATAAATCAAAATTGTATAGTTTTATTTTTTCTAAAGTAAAAGACAGAGATTTATCGGATGATATCTTTCAGGATACTTTTATTAAGGTAATTAATACCATTAGAAAACAAAATTATAACGAGGAAGGAAAATTCTTGCCTTGGGTAATGCGTATTGCCCATAATTTGATTATCGATCACTTTAGAAAACAGTCGAAAGTTAAAATGCAACGCGAAAAAGAAGAATTTCCGTTTTTTAATAAAATTGTTGATAGTGAAATGAATATTGAAACCCGCATTATAACCGGACAAATTGAAGATGATTTGCAATCATTGGTTTTAAAATTACCCGAAGACCAACAGGAAATCATTAAATTGCGTTTATATGACGATTTAACTTTTAAAGAAATTGCAGAATTAAACGGCATCAGTATCAACACAGCTTTGGGTAGAATGCGTTATGCCATAATTAATTTGCGTAAAATAATTAATCAAAATCAAATTATTTTAAACGATTAA
- the bcp gene encoding thioredoxin-dependent thiol peroxidase, producing the protein MTTLKTGDKAPGFSGIDQNGNTVNLSDFKGKKVVLFFYPKASTPGCTAEACDLQNNIDRFIKANYQVIGVSADSQKRQLNFAKKNNLEYPLIADEEKVIIKDYGVWGPKKFMGREYDGIHRTTFVINEEGVIADIITKVKTKEHSNQILDLK; encoded by the coding sequence ATGACCACATTAAAAACAGGCGATAAAGCTCCGGGTTTTTCAGGAATTGATCAAAATGGGAATACTGTAAATTTATCAGACTTTAAAGGTAAAAAAGTAGTGTTGTTTTTTTATCCAAAAGCTTCAACTCCTGGTTGTACTGCCGAAGCTTGTGATTTACAAAACAATATCGATCGGTTTATAAAAGCTAATTATCAGGTAATTGGCGTTAGTGCCGATTCTCAAAAAAGACAATTGAATTTTGCTAAGAAAAATAATTTGGAATACCCGTTAATTGCCGATGAAGAAAAAGTGATTATCAAGGATTATGGTGTTTGGGGACCAAAGAAATTTATGGGTCGCGAATACGACGGAATCCATAGAACAACCTTTGTTATTAATGAAGAAGGAGTTATTGCAGATATCATTACCAAAGTAAAAACAAAAGAACATAGCAACCAGATTTTAGATTTAAAATAG
- the tsaE gene encoding tRNA (adenosine(37)-N6)-threonylcarbamoyltransferase complex ATPase subunit type 1 TsaE, protein MKIKYSIDDLDYVAQQLIDNSTFKTWLFNAPMGAGKTTLIKALAKNLGVKNIANSPTFSIVNEYLGKQGKIYHFDLYRLQNEEEAYDMGLDEYFYENAWCFVEWPKVASNILPENTHQITIEIIDEDTRELNFE, encoded by the coding sequence ATGAAAATAAAATATTCGATTGACGATTTGGATTATGTCGCACAACAATTGATCGACAACAGCACGTTCAAAACCTGGCTTTTTAATGCACCAATGGGGGCAGGTAAAACCACGTTAATAAAAGCGTTAGCAAAAAATCTGGGGGTTAAAAACATAGCTAACAGTCCTACATTTTCAATTGTTAACGAATATCTAGGCAAGCAAGGTAAAATTTATCATTTTGATTTGTATCGGTTACAAAATGAAGAAGAAGCCTATGATATGGGATTAGATGAATATTTTTATGAAAATGCCTGGTGTTTTGTTGAATGGCCAAAGGTAGCTTCAAATATTTTACCTGAAAACACCCATCAAATAACCATTGAAATAATAGATGAGGATACACGAGAATTAAATTTTGAATGA
- a CDS encoding alanine dehydrogenase, translating into MDITSPFSKSQLMPQEEKLEIRKKRGQLFIGIPKEDFKIEKRICLTPESVSMLVKAGHKILIEAGAGKEASYDDKKYSEAGATITHDKEKVFGCPIVLKVEPPTIAEIKLMKPKTYLFSALQLKTQQKDYFEALQKKKITALCYEFIKDRYGAYPFLDAISQIAGIASIQIASEYMCSMNGGKGLLFGNVTGVPPTEVVILGAGLVAESAIRTALALGVNVKVFDNNIHKLKRLQKILPSQVFTSTIQERVLIKSLMRCDVAIGAVKGCNRSPILVSEEMVQRMKPGSVIIDVCIDNGGCFETSEVTTHERPTITKYGVIHYGVPNIAAKYSKTASLAISNIISPYLLDLSENGSIDDAISYDNTIRSGIYIYKGILVNEAIGKWFDLNFKDINLILM; encoded by the coding sequence ATGGATATAACGAGCCCTTTCTCAAAATCGCAATTAATGCCGCAAGAGGAAAAATTAGAAATTCGCAAAAAACGCGGACAGCTCTTTATAGGCATCCCCAAAGAAGATTTTAAAATTGAAAAAAGAATCTGTTTAACACCAGAATCAGTCAGTATGCTTGTAAAAGCCGGTCATAAAATTTTAATAGAAGCTGGTGCAGGCAAAGAGGCAAGTTACGATGACAAAAAGTATAGCGAGGCGGGTGCAACCATTACACACGATAAAGAAAAAGTTTTTGGTTGCCCCATTGTTTTAAAAGTAGAACCACCTACTATTGCCGAAATAAAGTTGATGAAACCCAAAACATATTTGTTTTCGGCATTACAACTTAAAACCCAGCAAAAAGACTATTTTGAAGCATTACAAAAAAAGAAAATAACCGCTTTGTGTTATGAATTTATAAAAGACCGCTACGGAGCTTATCCCTTTTTAGATGCTATAAGTCAAATAGCAGGTATTGCTTCTATCCAAATTGCAAGCGAATATATGTGCAGTATGAACGGTGGCAAAGGATTACTTTTTGGAAACGTTACAGGCGTTCCGCCAACAGAAGTAGTGATATTAGGAGCCGGATTAGTTGCCGAATCGGCTATAAGAACAGCTTTGGCACTGGGTGTAAACGTAAAAGTTTTTGACAATAACATTCATAAATTAAAAAGACTACAAAAAATATTGCCTTCACAAGTCTTTACATCAACCATTCAAGAACGTGTTCTTATTAAATCGCTCATGCGGTGCGATGTTGCCATTGGTGCTGTAAAAGGCTGTAACCGCTCGCCTATTCTGGTTTCCGAAGAAATGGTTCAGCGAATGAAACCCGGTTCAGTTATAATCGATGTATGTATTGATAATGGCGGATGTTTTGAAACATCAGAAGTAACTACCCACGAACGTCCTACAATTACCAAATACGGCGTTATTCATTACGGTGTGCCAAATATAGCAGCCAAATATTCAAAAACAGCGTCTTTAGCAATTAGCAATATTATTTCACCTTATCTTTTAGATTTAAGTGAAAACGGTTCTATAGACGATGCCATAAGTTACGATAATACAATACGGTCAGGCATTTACATATATAAGGGAATTTTAGTAAACGAAGCCATTGGCAAATGGTTTGACCTAAATTTTAAAGATATTAATTTGATATTAATGTAA
- a CDS encoding DUF4258 domain-containing protein: MKFSQRLAYYLLGLLIGGFIVFYFLDAKDTQFCYLPNCRVLKDLRSKPLNVSEKAQISFDNALITMNDVKNCLTYGEVDFSKSNIVEKGGKLYVVEGQNTKKEAITVEMINYSGKVLIKDVYFTKK, translated from the coding sequence ATGAAATTTTCTCAACGTTTAGCCTACTATTTATTAGGTTTGTTAATTGGTGGATTTATTGTATTTTATTTTCTAGATGCAAAAGACACCCAATTTTGTTATTTGCCTAATTGTCGTGTTTTAAAAGATTTGCGTTCAAAACCCTTAAATGTATCCGAAAAAGCCCAAATTAGTTTTGACAATGCCTTAATTACAATGAACGACGTGAAAAATTGTCTTACTTATGGCGAGGTAGATTTTTCTAAAAGCAATATTGTTGAAAAAGGAGGTAAATTATATGTTGTAGAAGGTCAAAATACTAAAAAAGAAGCAATTACTGTTGAAATGATTAATTACAGCGGCAAAGTATTGATAAAAGACGTTTATTTTACCAAAAAATAA
- a CDS encoding glycosyltransferase produces the protein MYFSFIIPVYNRPDEIDELLNSLLHQSYKDNFEVVVVEDGSKITCKDIVNKYVNNINLSYYFKQNSGPGDSRNYGMNVAKGDYFIILDSDCILPENYLIEVDKYLNDNYVDCFGGPDAAHQSFSDVQKAINQTMTSVLTTGGIRGASEKLGKFQPRSFNMGLSKEAFLASGGFGKIHPGEDPDLSIRLWKMNFKTALIPNAYVFHKRRIDWEKFYKQVNKFGKARPILNKRYPEYNKITYWFPALFIIGLIGSVLLLFLGIKITLFLYIGYFFALFVESLLATKSLKISFLTIISTFIQFFGYGAGFLWSYFLLNIKKEDPQRAMPEMFFK, from the coding sequence ATGTATTTTTCTTTTATCATACCCGTATATAACCGCCCTGACGAAATAGATGAATTATTAAACAGTTTGCTACATCAAAGTTATAAAGATAATTTTGAAGTTGTGGTTGTTGAAGATGGTTCAAAAATAACTTGTAAAGATATTGTAAATAAATATGTTAACAATATTAATCTATCGTATTACTTTAAGCAAAATTCGGGCCCGGGCGATTCACGAAATTACGGAATGAATGTTGCAAAAGGTGATTATTTTATCATTTTGGACTCTGATTGTATTTTACCAGAAAATTATCTGATTGAAGTAGATAAATACCTGAATGACAATTATGTAGATTGTTTTGGCGGACCTGATGCGGCGCATCAATCGTTTTCAGATGTTCAAAAGGCAATTAATCAAACAATGACATCGGTTTTAACCACAGGCGGAATCCGCGGGGCAAGTGAAAAACTGGGTAAATTTCAACCTCGTAGTTTCAATATGGGGCTTTCAAAAGAAGCTTTTTTGGCGTCGGGCGGTTTTGGAAAAATTCATCCGGGCGAAGATCCTGATTTGTCTATTCGTTTATGGAAAATGAATTTTAAAACAGCTTTAATTCCAAATGCTTATGTTTTCCACAAACGACGAATAGATTGGGAAAAATTCTACAAACAAGTCAATAAATTTGGTAAAGCACGCCCAATTTTAAATAAACGATACCCTGAGTACAATAAAATAACGTACTGGTTTCCCGCGTTGTTTATTATAGGATTAATAGGTTCTGTATTGTTATTGTTCTTGGGAATAAAAATAACTTTATTTTTATATATAGGGTACTTTTTTGCACTTTTTGTAGAAAGTTTACTGGCTACAAAAAGTTTAAAGATAAGTTTTTTAACAATTATTTCAACTTTTATCCAGTTTTTTGGATATGGGGCAGGGTTTTTGTGGAGTTATTTTTTGTTAAATATTAAAAAAGAAGATCCTCAACGTGCAATGCCCGAAATGTTTTTTAAATAA